A genome region from Myripristis murdjan chromosome 16, fMyrMur1.1, whole genome shotgun sequence includes the following:
- the LOC115373904 gene encoding tumor necrosis factor receptor superfamily member 6B-like, whose amino-acid sequence MHKITMLFLPVLLVLMDLLHGVLLTEVPTYQHQDPLTGELLTCNKCEPGTHMSVHCTATSPTKCVPCKAEHYTGLWNYLNRCLYCSTYCGENQEVEKECSPVNNRVCRCKQGFYSKDDFCIGHKECGIGHGVITNGTSQMDTVCEKCADGFFSDSSSALEPCVKQQDCASSGQVVLLPGSAYHDTMCGSCDDLKDEGGVKILRAFLPRFFAFHRMRVVKMRKLVARHVQRAGQEQLNGNTLPRDRSPLLDQITAWLAQAPEEQLRKLPQMLRALQLSSLADKLEGRFNEIQQQAAQCNQIPKCTQ is encoded by the exons ATGCACAAGATCACCATG CTGTTCTTGCCGGTGCTGCTGGTACTCATGGATCTCCTCCACGGAGTCCTGCTGACAGAGGTACCGACCTACCAGCACCAGGACCCGTTAACTGGAGAGCTCCTTACCTGCAACAAGTGTGAGCCCGGCACACACATGTCCGTGCACTGCACCGCCACATCGCCCACGAAGTGTGTGCCGTGCAAAGCTGAGCACTACACCGGGCTGTGGAACTACCTGAACCGGTGTCTGTACTGCAGCACCTACTGTGGAGAGAACcaggaggtggagaaggagtGCTCACCCGTCAACAACAGGGTCTGTCGGTGCAAGCAGGGCTTCTACTCGAAAGATGACTTCTGTATCGGACACAAGGAGTGCGGCATCGGACACGGGGTTATAACGAATG GTACGTCGCAGATGGACACGGTGTGTGAAAAGTGTGCGGATGGCTTCTTCTCCGACTCCTCCTCCGCGCTGGAGCCGTGCGTAAAGCAGCAGGACTGCGCTTCTAGCGGACAAGTGGTCCTCTTGCCGGGCTCAGCCTATCATGACACCATGTGTGGCTCCTGTGACGATCTTAAAGATGAAG GTGGAGTGAAGATACTCAGGGCATTCCTCCCAAgattttttgcatttcacagGATGCGTGTGGTGAAAATGAGGAAATTGGTCGCCAG GCACGTCCAGAGGGCAGGACAGGAGCAACTCAATGGCAACACTCTGCCCAGAGACAGAAGTCCTCTCCTGGATCAGATCACAGCCTGGCTGGCCCAGGCTCcagaggagcagctgaggaAGCTCCCACAGATGCTGAGGGCTTTACAGCTCAGCTCACTGGCAGACAAACTAGAAGGAAGATTCAATGAGATTCAGCAACAGGCTGCACAGTGTAACCAAATACCCAAATGTACCCAATAG